Proteins found in one Podarcis muralis chromosome 5, rPodMur119.hap1.1, whole genome shotgun sequence genomic segment:
- the DMRTA2 gene encoding doublesex- and mab-3-related transcription factor A2 produces MDWLSFRWLRMELRSEMPSVPSAPAPVPPSSVAAAAAAAAASLPVSVAGSLLRAPPLLLRAAEKYPRTPKCARCRNHGVVSALKGHKRYCRWKDCLCAKCTLIAERQRVMAAQVALRRQQAQEENEARELQLLYGTAEGLALAAANGIIPPRPAYEVFGSVCSADGGTGGSEVKLQKFDLFPKTLLTTRAATPQQAKPLSPDGTDGAPGTSSPEAARHGCGSGSENGDGESSLSSPVSKGAKDGCAAEEESPGSISPLGSDSGCSEAEREEAGAPSPGLAAAVAAAGGSRQQRTPLDILTRVFPAHKRSVLELVLAGCGGDVVQAIEQILNNHHHHHRGAGSPGQGLAVAAAAAASGLSSAGPEKGSDESWARAAGDTTTGPLGGLQPSPAGAAAHHRPLLAGAMTPAIGALGSRSAFSPLQPNATHFGAAAAAEASAYPLGTHLGLSPLRLAYSAAAAHSRGLAFMTPYSTAGLMPTLGFRPPMEYAFSDLMRDRSAAAAAAAAAAAAASAHKEQAYPNGLYGPLVNSAPEKQ; encoded by the exons ATGGATTGGTTGTCATTTCGGTGGCTCAG GATGGAGCTGAGGTCTGAGATGCCCAGCGTGCCCTCGGCGCCCGCTCCGGTGCCGCCCAGCTCGGTGGCGGCGGCCGCGGCCGCAGCGGCGGCCAGCCTGCCGGTGAGCGTGGCCGGGAGCCTCCTCCGGGCGCCGCCGCTGCTCCTGCGCGCGGCCGAGAAGTACCCCCGCACGCCCAAGTGCGCCCGCTGCCGCAACCACGGCGTGGTCTCGGCGCTCAAGGGCCACAAGCGCTACTGCCGCTGGAAGGACTGCCTGTGCGCCAAGTGCACGCTCATCGCCGAGCGCCAGCGCGTCATGGCCGCCCAGGTGGCGCTGCGCCGGCAGCAGGCGCAGGAGGAGAACGAGGCCCGCGAGCTGCAGCTGCTCTACGGCACCGCCGAGGGGCTGGCCCTGGCCGCCGCCAACGGCATCATCCCGCCGCGGCCCGCCTACGAGGTCTTCGGCTCGGTGTGCAGCGCAGACGGAGGCACGGGGGGCTCAG AGGTCAAGCTGCAGAAGTTCGACTTGTTCCCCAAGACGCTGCTGACCACCCGGGCCGCAACCCCGCAGCAGGCCAAGCCCCTGTCTCCGGACGGCACGGACGGCGCACCGGGCACCTCGTCCCCGGAGGCGGCCCGCCACGGCTGCGGCTCGGGCTCGGAGAACGGCGACGGCGAGTCCTCGCTCAGCTCGCCCGTCTCGAAGGGCGCCAAGGACGGCTGCGCGGCCGAGGAGGAGAGCCCCGGCTCCATCAGCCCGCTGGGCTCCGACTCGGGCTGCTCTGAGGCGGAGCGCGAAGAAGCGGGCGCCCCTTCGCCCGGGCTGGCGGCGGCCGTAGCGGCGGCCGGAGGCAGCCGGCAGCAGCGGACGCCCTTGGACATCCTGACGCGCGTCTTTCCCGCCCACAAGCGCAGCGTGCTGGAGCTGGTCCTGGCCGGCTGCGGCGGGGACGTGGTGCAGGCCATCGAGCAGATCctcaacaaccaccaccatcaccaccgcGGGGCGGGCAGCCCCGGCCAAGGCCTCGCCGTcgcggcggccgccgccgcctcaggaCTGAGCTCCGCGGGGCCCGAAAAGGGGAGCGACGAGAGCTGGGCTCGGGCTGCCGGGGACACGACGACCGGGCCTCTGGGCGGCCTGCAGCCTTCGCCCGCCGGCGCCGCCGCTCACCACCGCCCCCTGCTGGCCGGCGCTATGACGCCCGCCATCGGCGCGCTGGGCAGCCGCTCGGCCTTCTCGCCCCTGCAGCCCAACGCCACCCACttcggcgcggcggcggcggccgaggCCAGCGCCTACCCTCTGGGCACGCACCTGGGGCTGAGCCCGCTGCGCCTGGCCTactcggcggcggcggcccacAGCCGGGGCCTGGCCTTCATGACGCCTTACTCCACAGCTGGGCTCATGCCCACGCTGGGCTTCCGGCCGCCCATGGAGTACGCCTTCAGCGACCTCATGAGGGACAGATccgcggccgccgccgctgcagccgccgctgccgccgccgccagtgCGCACAAGGAGCAGGCCTACCCCAACGGGCTCTACGGGCCCTTAGTCAACAGCGCCCCAGAGAAGCAGTAG